From a region of the Pseudanabaena sp. ABRG5-3 genome:
- a CDS encoding metal ABC transporter solute-binding protein, Zn/Mn family, with product MTAKVSSKLALDWSSSKGSLRLTAIAPLVVAIATSMTACSVTTSPTVSSPTAMTTAKSENLPLVVATNSVACDLAKQIAGETINLQCLIEAGTDPHLYQPKPEDRKAIDSAKLVLYGGYDFEPNLIKLIQSSSNSAPKIAVNEIAVPKPLMSDEGHDHDHSKEDKKDSKSEKEADPHVWNNAQNGIKITQAISKSLSNLRPDQAEVYAKNTTKLVSELEQIDTWIKAQIATIPESSRKLVTTHDALGYYAVAYGIPVEGALNGISTEEQPTPTRVKQLVEVIKTSKVPTIFAEVSINPKLITAVAKEASVKVSDRQLYVDGLGAKGSEAETYTKMLIANTRTIVEGLGGQYTPFQMKN from the coding sequence ATGACTGCAAAAGTATCCTCAAAATTAGCCTTAGACTGGAGTTCAAGTAAAGGTAGCTTAAGACTTACAGCGATCGCCCCTCTCGTAGTTGCGATCGCTACTAGCATGACTGCTTGCAGTGTTACTACCAGCCCTACCGTTAGCAGTCCTACGGCTATGACTACTGCCAAGAGTGAAAATTTGCCCCTTGTTGTGGCAACTAATTCTGTTGCCTGTGACCTTGCTAAGCAAATTGCAGGGGAAACGATAAATCTCCAATGTTTAATCGAGGCTGGTACTGACCCTCATCTTTATCAACCCAAGCCTGAAGATCGTAAAGCGATCGACTCAGCGAAATTAGTTCTTTATGGTGGCTATGACTTTGAGCCAAATTTGATCAAACTGATTCAATCAAGTTCTAATTCTGCTCCCAAAATTGCTGTGAATGAGATTGCTGTACCAAAGCCATTGATGTCTGATGAAGGGCATGACCATGATCATAGTAAGGAAGATAAAAAGGATTCTAAGTCTGAGAAAGAAGCCGATCCCCATGTGTGGAACAATGCTCAAAATGGTATCAAAATCACTCAAGCGATCAGTAAAAGCTTAAGCAATCTCCGTCCTGATCAGGCAGAAGTCTATGCTAAAAACACGACTAAACTTGTCAGCGAATTAGAACAAATTGACACATGGATTAAAGCCCAAATCGCCACAATCCCAGAAAGTTCACGAAAACTAGTCACTACCCATGATGCTCTAGGCTACTATGCCGTAGCCTATGGAATTCCTGTTGAGGGAGCCTTGAATGGAATTAGTACTGAGGAGCAACCAACTCCCACTAGAGTTAAGCAGTTAGTTGAGGTTATTAAAACTAGTAAGGTTCCCACAATTTTTGCTGAAGTATCAATTAATCCTAAATTGATTACGGCTGTTGCGAAGGAAGCGAGTGTGAAGGTTAGCGATCGCCAACTCTATGTCGATGGACTAGGTGCAAAGGGCAGTGAAGCTGAAACCTATACAAAGATGCTGATTGCCAATACACGCACAATTGTTGAGGGATTAGGTGGTCAGTATACGCCCTTTCAGATGAAAAACTGA
- a CDS encoding metal ABC transporter permease, with amino-acid sequence MLTWLIEPLGFEFMRNAIAIGILIGILSAVIGSYLIVQHMGLLGDVVAHAVLPGLAIAFYIGMDIFLGAFIAGTISTFVVAWIQTHSKIKVDTAMALVFSGFLALGVMLITTLKSKLDLHSFLFGDILGVTTADLWRTLIIAIAVLACVIIFYRELIFYCFDPLASKAMGLPVHFIHFGLMAGITLTIIASMQSVGVVLVVSLLTGPAATAYLLVKELHLMMGLGAIVGVIASVSGMYVSYYQNVPSGSAIVLIISGFFLLALLFSPSQGILTKRTVTRRTKTLLSKIKANKP; translated from the coding sequence ATGTTGACTTGGTTAATAGAGCCTTTGGGCTTTGAGTTTATGCGAAATGCGATCGCGATCGGCATTCTCATTGGGATTTTATCAGCAGTAATTGGTAGTTATCTGATTGTGCAGCACATGGGACTTTTAGGCGATGTGGTTGCCCATGCAGTCTTACCAGGACTGGCGATCGCTTTTTATATTGGCATGGATATTTTTCTGGGTGCATTCATCGCAGGAACAATTAGTACCTTTGTCGTGGCTTGGATTCAGACCCATTCCAAAATTAAAGTTGATACGGCAATGGCGCTGGTGTTTTCTGGATTTTTAGCTTTGGGAGTGATGTTGATTACTACACTCAAAAGCAAATTAGATCTGCACAGTTTTCTATTTGGCGATATTTTGGGAGTGACCACTGCTGACCTATGGCGAACGTTGATTATTGCGATCGCTGTCTTAGCTTGTGTAATCATCTTCTACCGTGAATTAATCTTCTACTGCTTCGATCCATTAGCATCCAAAGCAATGGGTTTACCAGTCCATTTCATTCACTTTGGACTGATGGCAGGCATCACCCTCACGATTATCGCCAGTATGCAATCGGTCGGTGTGGTGTTAGTGGTTTCACTCCTCACTGGTCCCGCCGCCACTGCTTATCTATTAGTAAAAGAATTACATTTAATGATGGGATTAGGAGCGATTGTTGGCGTTATCGCCAGTGTCAGTGGTATGTATGTTAGCTATTATCAGAATGTGCCTTCGGGTAGTGCGATCGTGTTGATTATTTCAGGATTTTTCTTATTAGCATTACTATTCAGTCCTTCTCAAGGGATTCTGACCAAGCGGACTGTTACCCGACGAACAAAAACCTTGCTGAGTAAAATAAAGGCAAATAAACCATAA